From the Dama dama isolate Ldn47 chromosome 24, ASM3311817v1, whole genome shotgun sequence genome, one window contains:
- the GRM2 gene encoding metabotropic glutamate receptor 2, producing MGSLLGFLALLLLWGAVAEGPAKKVLTLEGDLVLGGLFPVHQKGGPAEECGPVNEHRGIQRLEAMLFALDRINRDPSLLPGVRLGAHILDSCSKDTHALEQALDFVRASLSRGADGSRHVCPDGSYATHGDAPTAVTGVIGGSYSDVSIQVANLLRLFQIPQISYASTSAKLSDKSRYDYFARTVPPDFFQAKAMAEILRFFNWTYVSTVASEGDYGETGIEAFELEARARNICVATSEKVGRAMSRAAFEGVVRALLQKPSARVAVLFTRSEDARELLAATQRLNASFTWVASDGWGALESVVAGSEGAAEGAITIELASYPISDFASYFQSLDPWNNSRNPWFREFWEQRFHCSFRQQDCAAHSLRAVPFEQESKIMFVVNAVYAMAHALHNMHRALCPNTTRLCDAMRPVNGRRLYKDFVLNVKFDAPFRPADTHSEVRFDRFGDGIGRYNIFTYLRAGGGRYRYQKVGYWAEGLTLDTSLIPWASPSAGPLPASRCSEPCLQNEVKSVQPGEVCCWLCIPCQPYEYRLDEFTCADCGLGYWPNASLTGCFELPQEYIRWGDAWAVGPVTIACLGALATLFVLGVFVRHNATPVVKASGRELCYILLGGVFLCYCMTFVFIAKPSTAVCTLRRLGLGTAFSVCYSALLTKTNRIARIFGGAREGAQRPRFISPASQVAICLALISGQLLIVATWLVVEAPGTGKETAPERREVVTLRCNHRDASMLGSLAYNVLLIALCTLYAFKTRKCPENFNEAKFIGFTMYTTCIIWLAFLPIFYVTSSDYRVQTTTMCVSVSLSGSVVLGCLFAPKLHIILFQPQKNVVSHRTPTSRFGSAAARASSSLGQGSGSQFVPTVCNGREVVDSTTSSL from the exons ATGGGATCACTGCTTGGGTtcctggctctgctgctgctgtgggGCGCCGTGGCTGAAGGCCCAGCCAAGAAGGTGCTGACCCTGGAGGGGGACCTGGTTCTGGGTGGGTTGTTTCCGGTACATCAGAAGGGTGGCCCAGCAGAGGAGTGTGGTCCTGTCAATGAACATCGCGGCATCCAGCGTCTGGAGGCCATGCTTTTTGCGCTGGATCGTATCAACCGTGACCCGAGCCTGCTCCCAGGAGTGCGCCTGGGTGCGCACATACTCGACAGTTGCTCCAAGGACACACATGCTCTGGAGCAGGCACTTGACTTTGTGCGGGCCTCACTCAGCCGGGGCGCCGACGGCTCCCGCCACGTCTGCCCTGACGGCTCTTATGCCACTCATGGTGATGCTCCCACTGCCGTCACCGGTGTCATCGGCGGCTCCTACAGCGACGTCTCCATCCAG GTGGCCAACCTCCTGCGGCTATTTCAGATCCCTCAGATCAGCTATGCCTCTACCAGTGCCAAGCTGAGTGATAAGTCCCGCTATGACTACTTTGCCCGCACAGTGCCTCCCGACTTCTTCCAAGCCAAAGCCATGGCTGAGATTCTCCGCTTCTTCAACTGGACCTATGTATCCACCGTGGCATCCGAGGGTGACTATGGTGAGACAGGCATCGAAGCCTTTGAACTAGAGGCCCGCGCCCGCAACATCTGCGTGGCCACCTCGGAGAAGGTGGGCCGCGCCATGAGCCGTGCAGCCTTCGAGGGCGTGGTGCGAGCCCTGCTGCAGAAGCCCAGTGCCCGCGTGGCTGTCCTGTTCACCCGCTCCGAGGACGCCCGTGAGCTCCTCGCTGCCACCCAGCGCCTCAATGCCAGCTTTACCTGGGTGGCTAGCGATGGCTGGGGGGCCCTGGAGAGTGTGGTGGCAGGCAGCGAGGGTGCTGCTGAAGGCGCCATCACCATAGAGCTGGCTTCCTACCCCATCAGCGACTTTGCCTCCTACTTCCAGAGCCTGGACCCGTGGAACAACAGCCGGAACCCCTGGTTCCGTGAGTTCTGGGAGCAGAGGTTCCACTGCAGCTTCCGACAGCAAGACTGTGCAGCTCACTCCTTGCGGGCCGTGCCCTTTGAGCAAGAGTCCAAGATCATGTTTGTGGTCAATGCGGTGTATGCCATGGCCCATGCCCTGCACAACATGCATCGCGCCCTCTGCCCCAACACCACCCGCCTCTGTGATGCAATGCGGCCTGTCAACGGGCGCCGCCTCTACAAAGACTTCGTGCTCAACGTCAAGTTCGATG CCCCCTTCCGCCCAGCTGACACCCATAGTGAAGTCCGCTTCGACCGCTTTGGGGACGGTATTGGTCGCTACAACATCTTCACCTACCTGCGGGCAGGCGGTGGGCGCTATCGCTACCAGAAAGTGGGCTATTGGGCAGAAGGCCTGACCCTGGACACCAGCCTCATCCCGTGGGCCTCACCCTCAGCCGGTCCCCTGCCCGCCTCTCGCTGTAGTGAGCCCTGCCTCCAGAATGAGGTGAAGAGCGTGCAGCCGGGGGAGGTCTGCTGCTGGCTCTGCATTCCCTGCCAGCCCTACGAGTACCGGCTGGATGAGTTCACCTGCGCTGACTGTGGCCTGGGCTACTGGCCCAACGCCAGCCTCACTGGCTGCTTCGAGCTGCCCCAGGAATACATCCGCTGGGGCGATGCCTGGGCCGTGGGACCTGTCACCATCGCCTGCCTAGGCGCCCTGGCCACCCTGTTTGTCCTGGGTGTCTTTGTGAGGCACAACGCCACCCCTGTGGTCAAGGCCTCGGGCCGAGAGCTCTGCTATATCCTGCTGGGCGGCGTCTTCCTCTGCTACTGCATGACCTTCGTCTTCATTGCCAAGCCATCCACAGCGGTGTGCACCTTACGGCGCCTTGGTTTGGGCACTGCCTTCTCCGTCTGCTACTCAGCCCTGCTCACCAAGACCAACCGCATTGCGCGCATCTTCGGTGGGGCCCGGGAGGGAGCCCAGCGGCCGCGCTTCATCAGCCCTGCCTCGCAGGTGGCCATCTGCCTGGCCCTTATCTCAGGCCAGCTGCTCATCGTGGCCACCTGGCTGGTGGTGGAGGCCCCGGGCACAGGCAAGGAGACAGCCCCTGAGCGGCGGGAGGTAGTGACATTGCGCTGCAACCACCGCGATGCAAGCATGCTGGGCTCGCTGGCCTACAATGTGCTCCTCATTGCACTCTGCACGCTCTATGCCTTCAAGACCCGCAAGTGCCCCGAAAACTTCAATGAGGCCAAGTTCATCGGCTTTACCATGTATACCACCTGCATTATCTGGCTGGCCTTCCTGCCCATCTTCTATGTCACCTCCAGTGACTACCGG GTGCAGACCACCACCATGTGCGTGTCGGTAAGTCTCAGTGGCTCTGTGGTGCTCGGCTGTCTGTTTGCACCCAAGCTGCACATCATCCTGTTTCAGCCGCAAAAGAACGTGGTCAGCCACCGCACGCCCACCAGCCGCTTCGGCAGCGCAGCTGCCAGAGCCAGCTCCAGCCTCGGCCAAG GGTCTGGCTCCCAGTTTGTCCCCACTGTTTGCAACGGCCGCGAGGTGGTGGACTCAACAACATCGTCGCTTTGA